The DNA window GAGAGTGAGTTCCATCGAGATCCGGTCACTCCAGAAAAACCGGTCCGCCAGAACAATCTGGCTGGCATGACGACCGGTTCAACAGTTCGACAGAGCGCCCGAGTCGCGCGGCACTGATTGGCGCACACCATCATTGTCATGTGTCACCTAAATGACATTCTTTGCCGCCACCTGCCGCTCAATGCGCAATGACAGGACGCGCACCGTTGACCAGCCCGCGTGGAGCGCCGAAAGTTACCGGATTGTTTTGGAGTCGCTTATGTACAGCGCCGTGACGCGCAACATCGAAGTCCAGGTCAGGCCGTTCTATCTGGAGGACCGCTCGGATCCCTCGGAGAACCGCTATGTCTGGGGCTATCAGATAACTATCGACAATCAGTCGGACGATTTCGTGCAGCTTTTGTCGCGCTATTGGCACATCACCGACGGCACCGGCCGGGTCGAAGAGGTGCGCGGCCCCGGCGTCGTCGGCGATCAGCCGGAACTCAATCCCGGCGACAGTTATCAGTACACGTCCGGTTGCCCGCTCTCGACGCCGTCCGGCATCATGGTCGGGCACTACACGATGCGCAACAAGCGGGGCGAGACGTTCGACATCGCCATTCCGGCGTTTTCACTCGATCTGCCGGGGACGCGGCGAACGGTGAATTAGCGTCTTTCTCCCCGTTCTACGGGGAGAAAGAGGGCTCACTGAGCCGCAAATTCCGCTGGGTCGAAGTCATATTGCTTCGAGCAGAATTCGCAGGCGACGTGGATGCCGCCATCCTCGGTGCTGTCCTTGATCTCCTGTGCGGAAAAACCTTCAAGGATGCCGCGGATCTTGTCCCTAGAGCACGAGCACTGGTCGGCGACCGGAACGCCGCCGAAGACGCGCACGCCATGCTCGTGGAACAGCCTATAAAGCAGCCGCTCGGCGCCGATCGTCGGGTCGATCAGTTCAGTCGGCTCGATGGTGCCGAGCAGCGCCAGCAATTCCTGCCAGGAATTGTCGGCCGGATCGTGGATCTCCTCGCGCGGATCGCCATCGCCACCCGGCAGGTCCGGGACGCGCATGCGCTCGGGCGACTGCGGCAGGAACTGCGCCAGGATGCCACCGGCGCGCCACTGCTCGCGGGCCCCGCCGGGTCCGGGCGTCAAAAGCTTGGCCACCGACAGCCTGAGATCGGTCGGGATCTGCTCCGACTGACGGAAATAGGTGCGTGCCGCGTCTTCCAGCGTCTCGCCGTCGAGCTGGACGATACCCTGATAGCGCTGCGTATGGGCGCCCTGGTCAATGGTCAGCGCCAGCACGCCGCTGCCGAGCAGGGTCTGCTGCGACGTTTCTCCTGCCGCGACCAGCGCCTCCAGCCGGTCGGCATCGAAACGCGCATAGGCGCGCAATGCCGAGGGCGTGGAAAAATCCGCGACCAGCATGTCGACAGGCCCGTCGGTGCGGGTCTGCAGGATGAATTTGCCCTCGAACTTGAGCGAGGTGCCGAGCAGCACCGTCAGCACACAGGCCTCCGCCAGCAGGCGGGCGACCGGCTCGGGATAGTCGTGGCGAGTGAGGATGGCGTCGAGCATCGGCCCGAGCTGGACGGTGCGGCCGCGCACATCGAGCGGGCCGACCTCGAACGGCACGACGTGATCGTCGCCGGCGTAGCCGAATTCACCGAGTTTGGGGTGATGTTCAGTCACTTGATAGGTTTCCAACATGACAAAGCTCCAGGGCGCGGCCATGCCGCCCTGAGGGGCGCATGCGACGAAACGCGCTTGATTTGCGTGATGGCCCGCAGATAGGCATCACACCCCCGGAGATCAAGCGCCGAGACACCAGGCGAGCACGGCCTTCTGGGCATGGAGCCTGTTCTCGGCTTCGTCGAAGACCACCGAATGCGGCCCGTCGATAACCTCGTCGGTCACTTCCTCGC is part of the Mesorhizobium loti genome and encodes:
- the apaG gene encoding Co2+/Mg2+ efflux protein ApaG, which encodes MYSAVTRNIEVQVRPFYLEDRSDPSENRYVWGYQITIDNQSDDFVQLLSRYWHITDGTGRVEEVRGPGVVGDQPELNPGDSYQYTSGCPLSTPSGIMVGHYTMRNKRGETFDIAIPAFSLDLPGTRRTVN
- a CDS encoding Hsp33 family molecular chaperone — translated: MLETYQVTEHHPKLGEFGYAGDDHVVPFEVGPLDVRGRTVQLGPMLDAILTRHDYPEPVARLLAEACVLTVLLGTSLKFEGKFILQTRTDGPVDMLVADFSTPSALRAYARFDADRLEALVAAGETSQQTLLGSGVLALTIDQGAHTQRYQGIVQLDGETLEDAARTYFRQSEQIPTDLRLSVAKLLTPGPGGAREQWRAGGILAQFLPQSPERMRVPDLPGGDGDPREEIHDPADNSWQELLALLGTIEPTELIDPTIGAERLLYRLFHEHGVRVFGGVPVADQCSCSRDKIRGILEGFSAQEIKDSTEDGGIHVACEFCSKQYDFDPAEFAAQ